Below is a genomic region from Oryzias melastigma strain HK-1 linkage group LG7, ASM292280v2, whole genome shotgun sequence.
TATTGTATGTGTTGACAGTTTGCACTAAAAAtatacaggaaaaaataaaaattgttcaaacaaacagaagagaTTTCCACTTGCATTCCTGAAGAAAGTaatgcagctgcagccaagTCAGTTCACTAGATATCCACTAGGTGTCTTATAGAAATATCAAACAGctatttattacaatgaaaaataGCATAATTTCACCACCAACTTAGTCTGGTTCTATAATATAGTATGATTATATTTAGCATGCATGACaatattgctttattttgtatttgacaTCAATATGAAGCACAAACAGGAGTGTGATATTTTGATTGGCATGTGGCGGATGAATTCTTTAACAGTGCAGGTTTGTTTGTCCACTCTCTATTTTGTGATGTCTTCAATAATGGTGATGACCGCTGAGCTGACAAACTGGTTTTAGACAGACGCGATGTGAACCAACCACTCAGGCTGTCCATTTTTATATACGCTTAATGGTTAAAACGAGGGTTGACTTTCACGCGTTCGTTTTCCTGAAGTCATATTTCTCCCTCCGAGGTTATGCCAGGCATCTCTATACATGAACCGTCTGAAGGTTTGCTGCGGTGGCTTTTGCTGAGCTAAATAAAGCGGCGTCTAAAAGTGGTGTGGGGGCCATAACTTCAAGTCAAAGGCAGTGTGAAACTATAAACCAGAAGTCTAGGTAGTCAAGAGCACAAGGTGTTTACATGGATATTGGCTGTCAGGGTGGTTGCTTTCTGGCTGCATGTAAAGATAGTGACAGTGTTTAGCTTTCTGAAGTTATATCGCagctcaggggtctgcaacttttaatgttttaatgtttcttactgaccaaaacccagcaagaACCACAAGATCCCACTTCACCATTAGGAACAAtacaattaatttatattttgtgacaatcaaaccattttttaaaataatttgtaccattatttacaataatcacattttacttgttttattatgttctttATTTACAATGTAAATGTATTTCACTTTTGAAAGCAGGGCATAAGAGTTTATTTAGcttggatctaaatatttagttttaaactaaatatttaaatcaaaccaaaatatttagctaaataaaacctaaatatttagttaaaaattaaatatttagcttcaatcgaaatatttagttaaaaactaaatatttaattttaaactaaatatttagtttttaactttaaatttagttttaaactaaatacatagtttttaattatatatttagatCCATATAGTTATTGTCATAttgtcatgtttctgttttcagagcCTTGATTCTGTGGAGAGTTCCATCCAGAAGCTTCTCCATGTGCTGTACCCCCCCTATGAGGCCACTGCCCCCACTCTGCTAAACCAGCTCTTCCACACCATTGAGAGTCGATATCAGGGAGATGCACTGCGTTGTTTCCTGGACTTTCTGATCCCGGCTaagcacattttaaacacagtgcagcagggagcttgtgtaAGTCCTAAACTTGTGCTCAGCAGAGGCATTCTGCATTAGTGAGAAAGTTTAAGctgttaaattgattttttatttgaacaaaaaaaactgaattaaaatctttaattctACTAAAGCATTGTCATATGTCACTTTTCCTCTGCAGGCTCAGTACTCTGATGCACTCTTCCTGTGTGAAGGCTGGCCACTGTGCTTACGCCACCAAGTTGTCATTCATCTTGCCCCCATTGACCCCCTGCTTCTTCAACCTGGCGACTTTTATCTCCAGGTGGCGCCATTCTGTGACCAGTCAGCCCGCATTTTGGTCTGCAACCTCTTGGAGGAGGAAGGAGTTCATGTAGTTGAGGAGACCCCAGTCTCTGAGACCTCTTACCTTTCTATATTCACTCCTGACTTTTTACACGAGATCAACCACGGCCGCTGCGGAACACCACTTAGCCAATGCTTGCTCGCCAGTGAGGAAGGTTTGGTGAGGTTGCCATGGGAACAGGTGGCCGTACCTGAGTTTGCGGACCTGTCGAGGAGTGCTGTGAGTAGCATGGCCTCTGCTCCTCCAACATGTCCTCCTTTACCATCTCCACTTCCTCCTCCTTTATCTCCTCCTGACTTTCCAGAGAAGAGCTCACCTCACAAAACCTTTCCTCTATCAGCTGAAAAACCATTGTCATTAAGACAGAGCTCCCGAAATATTCAGAATTCAGCTTTAGCATCATCCTCACATCCATCTGCCTTCTCTGTAGAAACTAGAATATGTCCAGCAAAACATGGCATAGCCGTGTCGCTCTGCCTGGTGGACACTAGCACGGCGTCTCCGTCCCAACAGCTCAGGGTTAAAGAAAGTGAAACAGTGTGTAAACCAATCGGCTGGGTTTCCCCTAATACCTGGGATAGTCGCATTACTGGGATGAATTCCAATTCCTCTTTGAGTCAAAACACATCTGCttgcaaagataaaaataaaggtgTTTCTGAAAGCACACTGAAGACTTACACAAAAGCACAAGATATGAGCAGAAATTACCCAGCAGCCCATGCTGTTGCAGAAGGGGAATACATTGATGCATTGCAAGCCAGCATGCTTTTTGGTAACGACCATTCACTCACTAAGGAGCAATCAAATGTGGAAAatcaaccacacacacaaactgaagCAGAAAATCGAACACACTCATTTATGCGAAGTGAGGCGCCCAATCAATTTCCTCTTCAGGAAGAGTCACAAACTCGTTTGCAGCTAACTGCTAAATCACACAGTAATCATCAGTGTGGAAATGGAGGACCACCATCAACACACACCCCCTCACAAGCACATTCTCAGGGAGAGTCCTGTGAGCCCCCCCAGTGCATCCGCACCGTTCGCTTCGCAGAGAAACCCTGTACTCCATGCATGAAAAGGCGACAGGGCGCAAAAGTTTCCAGAGCTCAAGAGCTGCGGTGCAGGTACAGGGACTCGTACCAGGCTGCTTTACAAAACCCTGTCACCTTCGGAAAAGATAAAAAGGAGAGTAAGCTAACAGTTGTGGAGGAGGATGGTGATGCATCTGTACCTAACGATAGAAAACCGAAACCAGCGGGGACTGAAACAGGGTATCCACGTTATGATGGTCAAAGAACACGGTGTGATCCTAAAAGACAACCCCGTCAACCGTCTGCTATTGAAGGAGTTTGTAGAGagtctggagaaaaaaacacaattccactCTGGAAGGTTGGAGATACAAGCAAAGCTTCCTGTAAGGCAACAAATATGCATCATCTGGAGCCACCATCTAATAAGACAATTGAGGATATCGAACAGTCCAGCAAACCTCATGGCAGCTTGCACAACCTCAACGGAACAGCTGTAGAAGCAGTCACAGACACTACATTATCGCACAAGAGCGTCTCTAAACACTCAGATGTTCCTCACAACAGTTCCTCAACCTTTAGTTTCAGTGAAATTCCAAAAATGTACGAACCTCATGATGGACTACAGACCAGCTCTACAGACGGAAGAAGTTCATCGCTCTCCACAGCGGTGGTGGACACCTCTGCAAAGTGTGAGCTGGTAATTGTTGAGGGCCAAACAGTACGGAGAAAGGAAAACCCCAACTCCTGTGCAGAGATTCCCCAGCTCCATGTggtgaaatgtaaaaacagcacAGCTTTTGGACTGGTTTCCCCCAAAATAACCAGGAAGAAAATCATCAACCCAGGTATAGAATTGTATATTACATAATTAGACATTGTGTGccagattttactgttttcattccatcaaaatgaaatgaatatttCTACAGGAAGTGAGCAAAGAGGTAGTTCATCTGGCCAACAAATGGAGAATCTGTCTCACAGCCTTCGCCCTCCGACTGTAGAGATTCCGACGATCATCCAGCGTGGGCCTGCTCGCCCTCGACCTGACCACCTCCCCCTGGAATCCCCAGATCCAAGTGCCCACCCCCTCTATCAAGGACTGGCATGTCTCACAGGTGATTTGAATAACTTATAAATGTGTCCATAAACTGAGTTAGGAAAAGCATAAAGTCGTTTCAGTTCCTGAAAACTTCTGTTACCAAAAATTAGGCTAGATGTTCCTCAGTCTCTGCTTTCTGTTACCCCTCCAGGCTGCAAAGACAGAACAGGCAGAGCAATCGTTGAGTTCTATGGAAACCACCAGGGATGGAACTCATCTGTAACAAGTCACGATCTCTTCCAGATGTTACTCTACTTCCACTCTATTACCAGGTAAACCCAACATCCACCAGAGAACACAGAAGACGTAGAAGACCTAATTAGTAATATTTATTCATGAACCTCCTCACACATTCTTGAATGATTTGCATTATTCCTTTACACTTCCTGGTGTTATTTGGCTTTCAAGAAagggcaaaaaataaatacctgaCACCTTCTGCAACTCGTCCACATTGTGCCATGGATATCCTTAACTTTTCCTCTTCCCAAAACATGCATATTAGTCTTAAAGATAGATGTAAAAGGAGACAAAGAAAGTGTGGTGTGTCTTAAAGATCTCATTATATTTATGCAGAGCCCTCATTTTGGGTTTAGTATATTCCCCTCGCACCCCTGAGGCACAAGCTTGGTGTGATGCCAAGTGCGCCGAGCGCCTCTTTCTTTGTTACCTGTGCGCATTCATATTTtagtcatgtttttaatgactttaggGCCTGTTTAATGAatgatttacataaatatgcatCAATGCAGCACACACAATGTTTTAATTAGATGTGAGGTTTGCACTCTTTTGTTGCCTATATATGTTCTAAATCTAAAAGTAAATTGACTAAACTTTATGTACAAGAAGTTGCAGTCCTTATTTTTGAATTAGAAGACATTGATACAATGAAAGAAGACAAAAAGCCACCATTTCTGCTGAAATAAACACTGTGGGATTGCCAGAAGCCAAGTAAACTTACAATATTGCTTTTGACCGAGCTAAAGACAGATTTTAACCAGTTGTGATTAATAAATCTGACataatttatgtcttttttttaaatcctttctaCGGTATCATGCTTTTAAATTGAGTGTTTCTATTGTTCCTAattcatcttcatctttactGCGTTATGTTCTGGGGCTGCTGGCATCAAGAGCCCTGATTTTGACCCCACAGGAGAGATCAAAGATGGGGTACAAGCAGCTTTACATTACCTTTGATCCGTCCTGTAGTGCTGTTATTATCTACATGATGCCAAGCATGCACTGACAAGACTTCAGCATCCTCCTTTCAAGCTTGTGCTGCAGAAGAATGAGCAGACATTTGCATTACAGTTAATCTTTTGTTATACTCCTAGACAGCAGTAACTGAAATGAACTGAGAGTTCCAATGCCAGCACAGAATTAAAACTGATCAGAAAAAGGGGAAGGGTTTTACTATCATACAGAGATAATTAGCAATAAAAGAggcaaattatattaaaaatactgAATGAAAATCCACTAGGCTTCctataaaaccataaaattaTACAGCACTGTAAAGTTACTTTgatttcaaaaagtatttttcattttagccctaaatttgacattttaaacattctATATTTCCATGCAAATCAGATTAAACCTTCTGCAAAAATTAGAAGGTTTTATAAGgtttaaacttgttttctaaGAAACAAAATATCATACCTGCACTAGTGCAAGAATGAATACAGCATGATACAataacagttacagtttataaGCAATTTTAAAAGGAACACTGGAAAatttctttgtttcagatgtgCTCCATCATAACTATAGTTTGTGAGTCTGTTCTGCTTCNNNNNNNNNNNNNNNNNNNNNNNNNNNNNNNNNNNNNNNNNNNNNNNNNNNNNNNNNNNNNNNNNNNNNNNNNNNNNNNNNNNNNNNNNNNTTCATAGCTATAGTTTGTGAGTCTGTTCTGCTACATAACTTAcccatttttgacaaaaagaacATTGTTGCACAAATAAGGGGAAAGGAATATGAGTTTAAATTGAGATGCATCTCTAAAATGTCAAAGCACTGGACCCTAGGCattatgaaaacttttttttacaagtacCTGGCAGAGAAATTATATGTttgatttaagaaaatgaaaaagtaactttttaaaactttttttcaggaaaGAAGTCAGAGATGCTGGGTTGACGGTTATTTTTGATGCCAAGAAGAGACATCCACAACCCCAGCTCTACAAGGCCTTAATGGATCTTCAAGTGGGTAACCCATGGATCAATAAATGTCAATACTGCAGCAGATCTATGTTATCTTATCTAATAAGCACAAACTTTATTGCTGATGTAATTGGAATTTTCGTTTTAGACAAGCGGGCgttatatttttaacttcaGGTGTGGTTGCATTGTGCAATTAAGAACATTGATCCAACTTACTTAACAGagcttttaaagtgttttgcAGCCATTCTAGAGTTTTAAAGTCTGCAAGGTCACGATAGAAATATTGGGGTGATCGTTGCTGCCccaaagtccatccatccatccattcatcttcttgaccgcttcttcccttccggggtcgcgggggtgccggagcctatcccggctactgatgggcgaaggcggggtacaccctggacaggtcgccagtctgtcgcagggcctgcCCCAAAGTcattgaataatattccttcagAATTACGCGTGACATCAGAcctaaacagttttaaacatcAACTAAAGACTTGTTGAATTGAATTCTTATCTGTCTCTTAATATATTTTGTtgcctgttttaattttatgctgtttttattttttttttgttcttaatttactaaatattaaatgttatttttatctctctttctattgtaaagcactttggcaCCCTGATAGTGTTGTAATTCACAATAGAAAGGAAGACAGTCCCTCACCATTGTGATGTAATCTAAAGCTGCATACATCCTACTAGTAGTTAGGATTTTATGACAAGTTTTCATGTTTGATTAATggcatttttttgctaaatgtagatcaatattgttttttattctgctttatTGTGTTTCAGGAGCTGCATCCCTGTATAGTGAATAGTTTGGTACTCCTGGTGGACAAAGACAATGCTCTTCTACCTGAAAAATGTCCTGGGATACAGGTCACCTTCctcacttattttttatttctttattttatgccaaaaaaaaaaaaaaaaaaaaaaaaaggaaaatcttagGGACAGGCCTATACAAAGGTAACTGTCTCTAAGTCTTGCTGGCCTCTTTagtcaacatttttcaaagctttaatgGTAATACATTGCACTGCATTacacctttgatttttttataaaaaacatattcattCATGCAGAAAGCTATGGAAAGAGGTGAGGGTTTTTCCTTTAATCTGAATTCTGTTATCTAAAGGCAGACCGATGTGGTGACATCAATGAAAGCGTTGCTGAAGCTGGTAGAGATCAATTTCTTGAGCTCAAACTTGGATGGGACGCTGTCTCGCAGCCCCTGTGTCTGGATGGAGGTGCACCAGGTGAGATGTTTTACATGAGCAGTTTCAATTTTTAGCTTcaattcatctttatttttgtgttgtataGATTTCACTGTCACCATAGGGGGTTATAATATACACATGAGGTGCATAGTTGTGTAAACCCCTTTTGAGGCTAAACTTAATTGTGTTtggatacatttatttttggaccGTCTATGCCCTTCATTCAATGAAATTGCACAGAGTTCTTCTGTGTAGCTcacaaaaattcacatttattttcttttaggttTGAATACAATCAGAAAAAACTTagtgttttgttgattttaatcaagttcaaaacaaaagaaagtgaCTTTTACACTGTGTATAAAGAATACACTACACAAATCACACAGTTAACATTCAAATTTactattttcacaaaacatttgtttaattctATTTACTCTTGCCAATGTCTACCAATTCTggcatttgaaaaaagaaatcggatagtatttgaacaccttaagggaaaaatgtttgacaataaTTCTCGCCAGTGGTCTTATAGACTGTCTTTCACATTCCTTTGAGTTTGAATGAACTCTTCTGTTTTTGGAAGGATTATTTggcatttatgtatttaaaaaatgtagctgttttttttaccttaaccAAGTCTAATTGTGAGATAGTTGATTCtccaaaaagttgttttatgtcttattttttttagctctatTCTGTACCAAAAAGAGAttcatattttgtatttgtatatCACCATACTTACAAGTGTAATTCATGTATAATTATACAAATTGTGAGTTTTGATCAATTCTGGTGTGTTTGACATATGCAGCAATGTTTGTCTGGTTTTTAGAGACTCTTCCCGTTTGTAAATGGCCTTCACGAGGCATCCAACCTGCTACATAGAGCACTTCATAAATTAGAACAACCTCAGATGACTGATACTGTGCAGGTAATGTTGTCTTCaatagaaaaaagcaaaaaatgactgaaaagcGTGATTATATATTGCATAAAGatgcaattatttttgtttaacagGCTGTGCAGCAATGCATGATGGACCGGAAGACTCTGATGAGGGATGTCTTGGAGGACAGCCGGTTAGTTAGCCTGCAGAGAGAGGGCGGGGCTATCCTGGCTAGACTGAGGAAGGAAAGTGACTTAAAATATCCTCAATGTGAAGACCTCAGGTAAatgtaaaacacaatttaaaaaaaaatgattgttttgtttatggttccctactttaaagaaaaagttttgttctAAACATTGGAAAACGCTGACAGGATCAGgaaatatttgctgttttaCCTGTAAGGAgaataaatccttaaaatatgaattactaaacttttagtttctttaaacatattttccgtatttgtttttcctcatgtAGTGATGCAGTGGATTCAGTGACCAGCTTGTATAACTACGTAGAGGAGCAGGCTCACATCCTGGTCCAGAAGACCAACGTGACACTGGAACATCTGGAGTATCTGGTGCCCCTCAGAGAGATGGAGGGACACCTCAGACAGATCCAGCAGTGGTTTAACCAAGAGGGAGAGCGCCACCTGCTGGAGGCAGAATCAGTTGAAGAATCTGGTGACAGGATGGAACAGATTCTTAACAGCTTCACAAGTTTCCTGATTGAAGCCAACGTGAgtccaagtttgtttttttgtctccccATTTTGTTAATTTGTCACTTTGGTTGTTTCAATTCATGTCATTTCCAGGACCGAAGACATCACGCAGCACCCTTATTGTCAGAGGCAGAAAGGCTCCAGAAAAATGGGCTCCTCTACCCGGAGACTGAGATTTTTGGGGCTTATGTTCGCTCTTTTAAATCTAATCTTGAGGACTTCTTGTGTAGAGCAGAGCAATGCGGGCGTGAGCTGCAGATCGTGGTCAATGTGTGCGACTTTTGTGAGCAGGTAAAACTAATATtgacaaaataacatttcacaCAACTTGCAATTCATTTCTTtgaatatatatgtaaaaaatgacTGTTCTTCACTATTATAATTGGTATGTTCACAGGCTACAACACTGGCCGCTGAATGCACGGATTACTTGAACCAGAGTCGACCCAGACTCCACAAAAAACAAGATGCTGACAGTGTCTCACTGGTTAATCATACAAGCACTCAGCCCTTCAAACAGAGCCAGAACTCTGTTGTAAGCGTGACAGATAGCTGTCAGCCTGATATCCATACAATTCAAAGCTCCGATCCAATCTCCACCAACATGTCAGCATCTTCTGCTGACAGCTTCATTCTTCAGGCTTTCCAAGAAAGGTTCCGGCATTTCAGCTCCGAGAGTTTCCAGGAGGTAAAGGCCCAGGCCAGCTCCCTCCGGAGCTCTCGGGGAATGCGAGTCTGGAATGCTGCCTGGCTGAGATGTCAGGAGGCCCGGCAGCAGCTCCAAGAGAGGATGCAAGAGGTGGATGAGCTTTACTACCAACAAGCACACTTTAACCGGTGGTGTGCTGGTCATTTTGTGGACGTGGTGTGTACGAATGATCAGACTGCCCCTCCTGGTGGACAAAGCTTGATGGTACAATCAAGCTTCGGACATGAGCGACCGCAATGGGAGGATGTTGTCTCAGCATCTGGAGACGCAAAGGAAAGGAGGCCCACCCTCAGCGAGAGCAGCCCCACTTCAACAACTGCAGCCTGTTGTAACATCGTCATCAAACCTGAAGAAAACAGCAGGAGTAAAATCTGCCAGGAGTCCAGGATCACTCAGTCACATCACAGGTGACACCCTTGCTAGATCATTAAACCATATTAATATACAGTGTAAAATCGTTCCTagaggtcttttaatgatgattatccAGCTTTTTAGCAAGAATCAAAAACCCTGTCATCAATTTAAGACAGGTTTACTGCAGAGTTCAGaagctcatcagaaattcacctctgacacAGAAGTTAGGTCCGCTAATTTCCCGTCAACGCTTTGTTTACGCTCTCTTCCattagcttatagcacctcacaaaccTAAACTAACAGTAGCGtagcaacaaaaaagaaaaaaaagggcaagcaatattggagctattcagccgCAGAGTTTTAAGCCAGAGGGCAGCACAGACGAGgcaaatgaagatgttaatggatctatttgtttgtaagtggatgcttcagaaatgaagcagagaagggagactttggccatCCACTGTCACAAACTCCAGCTTTTTCAAACCCtgggttttcattcatttattcattcatctacTCCTAAtccaaacaaatttaaataaagaaatgctcaaaaacgcagtattttaatcttgaaatattttaaaacagttgtCCATGTCctttattatcagaaaaatgcctcaagaccacatcaaaaacatgattttcattagagttgGTCTTTAGAGACgtacattaaaaacattaagcttaaatttgcacttctgagtatttatgtattcaaattgtgaatcaagagcagatgagaaaaaaaaacaataggaaAAAGAATGAAATTGTGGCGTCTGAAATAggtaggccacaagctccctactctgctccattctgatgcattcacctGTAGATGACTAGCTCCACGTACGTCTACGTTTTCCTCCTATGAACTGGCaattggctcaaaactgttcagctggatagctcaaatattgcgAGCCACCTGTAGTTTTTAGTTGGGAGTGTTCAGTTTTGGGTAATGTGAAGGGGTGGTGGAGTTACTCCttaccaacagtcccgcccacaactaagagaCAGATTTTTATTGCCACTCTACAGacactatgtcctggaaaacgacacagttttgttttaattttgtccaaaaacacaataatcataattaaggaCCATTGAGAATGCTTATAAAGTAGCTCAAAAGATAATTCGAGTAGTTATCCTTAAAATTTAAAGTCAGTGAtttcactaaatattttaagcTACCTTTTGGACTTTGGCAGGTCTTcaaggaaaaatgaaaagggggCGAGAAAGAGAGAGCTGAGCAGAGCCAGAAGTGAGAGGGATGCTGCTGCTTTGTCTCAGTCCCACAACGTCGGCTGCCAGTGGTTCCCTTGGGGGCGCAGATCAGTGAGCCAGGATTTGAGCAACACCAGAGTCACAGCAGCTGGCTCCTCCACTCCCTCTGAACAATGGACTCCACCGCCTTCCTCCTGTTCCCACCACGGTCAGCCATCGTGCCGAATCCTCCAGGAAGCTCAGAAGTTTCAGATCTCTCGTCATGGGAGCTTCTGTTCAGAGGACTCCTGTGCGAGCGACCAGGGGGCTTTAGGAGGAAACGGGGCCGCGTCCTGCAAACACTCCAGTCTGCCTGGCCAAGGATATGAGGGATCTTTTTGTTTGGCAAAGCCACATGAGAGTGCAAGCAGTGCTCTGTAAGTGTGaaggtttacatttatttattgcaaattaaaaaaaaacccaatcaCAGATGTTTGTCATGCaaagtaatatttttgcaatattttaaagttgttgtgGGACTTAATATGATTTTATtgattctgttctgttctaaGCTGACAATGAAGAGCCACAGGTATTGTCTTTTGCCtctttagtcattttttgtttctgaagcACGATCTCCAACTCTGTTAGTCTGTCCAAAATCTATTCACGTGATCTGCAAGTGACAAAAGATAGtctatgtttctgttttttatgcaaaaaattatAGCAAATGTTAAGACATCAGCTAAGTGGACTGTGCAGACTTTTAGTCtgatttttaatcataaatacataaaacaacactatcaagttttaaaaatatttgttttaatctgaaCATCATATGagcacatttttattggagtgagaAATCATTTAACTCTTTTTActtgtaagatttttttaaattaagttttggtttgaaaaaaaatgtcccttcTCAACTCCATATTTTGCTGTAATAAATGTTCTTTGCTGACCTCACCTTTTAAAGGTCAGTTAGAGGTACATTCAGGAAAGCTAATCAGCCATTTCAAGATTTGATTGGAAAAAAAGGATggaaaaaagttacatttaaaaaatatgttcttttaaaaagtccTCTCTGACAGTGATACATTGAGACAAGAGAAAAACACCAGGATATTTGAAACTTTCTTCGACTCTCAGTAAATGTCTGTAAAACCATAAAGTTGTAGTAGCTCTACATTGGCAGCAATTGAatttttaatgtctgtttttccaGGAGGCTGCAGCGTGTCATGGAAGAGCTGGTTTTCACAGAGAGGGAATATGTGCGCTCACTTGGTTACATCCTGACCCACTACTTCCCCCTCATGGACAGACTGGACATTCCCCAAGACCTCAGAGGAAAACGAGGGATCATTTTTGGAAACCTGGAGAAGCTCTATGACTTCCACAACCACTATTTCCTGCCTGAGTTGGAGGCCTGTGAGAGAGAGCCCGCCATGATGGCTCGCTGCTTCCTCAGACACGTGAGAAAACACCCACTATTGTG
It encodes:
- the LOC112158992 gene encoding uncharacterized protein LOC112158992 isoform X2, with amino-acid sequence MGKTARKMSLDSVESSIQKLLHVLYPPYEATAPTLLNQLFHTIESRYQGDALRCFLDFLIPAKHILNTVQQGACAQYSDALFLCEGWPLCLRHQVVIHLAPIDPLLLQPGDFYLQVAPFCDQSARILVCNLLEEEGVHVVEETPVSETSYLSIFTPDFLHEINHGRCGTPLSQCLLASEEGLVRLPWEQVAVPEFADLSRSAVSSMASAPPTCPPLPSPLPPPLSPPDFPEKSSPHKTFPLSAEKPLSLRQSSRNIQNSALASSSHPSAFSVETRICPAKHGIAVSLCLVDTSTASPSQQLRVKESETVCKPIGWVSPNTWDSRITGMNSNSSLSQNTSACKDKNKGVSESTLKTYTKAQDMSRNYPAAHAVAEGEYIDALQASMLFGNDHSLTKEQSNVENQPHTQTEAENRTHSFMRSEAPNQFPLQEESQTRLQLTAKSHSNHQCGNGGPPSTHTPSQAHSQGESCEPPQCIRTVRFAEKPCTPCMKRRQGAKVSRAQELRCRYRDSYQAALQNPVTFGKDKKESKLTVVEEDGDASVPNDRKPKPAGTETGYPRYDGQRTRCDPKRQPRQPSAIEGVCRESGEKNTIPLWKVGDTSKASCKATNMHHLEPPSNKTIEDIEQSSKPHGSLHNLNGTAVEAVTDTTLSHKSVSKHSDVPHNSSSTFSFSEIPKMYEPHDGLQTSSTDGRSSSLSTAVVDTSAKCELVIVEGQTVRRKENPNSCAEIPQLHVVKCKNSTAFGLVSPKITRKKIINPGSEQRGSSSGQQMENLSHSLRPPTVEIPTIIQRGPARPRPDHLPLESPDPSAHPLYQGLACLTGCKDRTGRAIVEFYGNHQGWNSSVTSHDLFQMLLYFHSITRKEVRDAGLTVIFDAKKRHPQPQLYKALMDLQELHPCIVNSLVLLVDKDNALLPEKCPGIQTDVVTSMKALLKLVEINFLSSNLDGTLSRSPCVWMEVHQRLFPFVNGLHEASNLLHRALHKLEQPQMTDTVQAVQQCMMDRKTLMRDVLEDSRLVSLQREGGAILARLRKESDLKYPQCEDLSDAVDSVTSLYNYVEEQAHILVQKTNVTLEHLEYLVPLREMEGHLRQIQQWFNQEGERHLLEAESVEESGDRMEQILNSFTSFLIEANDRRHHAAPLLSEAERLQKNGLLYPETEIFGAYVRSFKSNLEDFLCRAEQCGRELQIVVNVCDFCEQATTLAAECTDYLNQSRPRLHKKQDADSVSLVNHTSTQPFKQSQNSVVSVTDSCQPDIHTIQSSDPISTNMSASSADSFILQAFQERFRHFSSESFQEVKAQASSLRSSRGMRVWNAAWLRCQEARQQLQERMQEVDELYYQQAHFNRWCAGHFVDVVCTNDQTAPPGGQSLMVQSSFGHERPQWEDVVSASGDAKERRPTLSESSPTSTTAACCNIVIKPEENSRSKICQESRITQSHHRSSRKNEKGARKRELSRARSERDAAALSQSHNVGCQWFPWGRRSVSQDLSNTRVTAAGSSTPSEQWTPPPSSCSHHGQPSCRILQEAQKFQISRHGSFCSEDSCASDQGALGGNGAASCKHSSLPGQGYEGSFCLAKPHESASSALRLQRVMEELVFTEREYVRSLGYILTHYFPLMDRLDIPQDLRGKRGIIFGNLEKLYDFHNHYFLPELEACEREPAMMARCFLRHSESFGLYSLYSKNKPQSDALILHRRHDLFKKKQQELGDMMDLSSYLLRPIQRISKYSLLLQDMLALSRSYRPKERIDEAFSGSGVCGPPAYVSDLRSSERERELAEIQAAADLVRFQMRHGNDLLTMDAIQDCDINLKEQGQLVRQDEFTVFFRKKKCIRRIFLFEDLILFSKPKKTDVGNDVYVYKQSFKTNDIGMTHNSSVGSLCFEIWFRRRKSEDTYTLKASSIEVKKAWTTDLESILWDQAAHSRELRLQERVFMGIGRKLYMDIQPSEAAICNRAVNCVLPGRIPVACCSHRALDHPRPHSVGSGSTASTTLSQSSSSSGRGSLPPAGCPGITSQCADANPVVRSSPEVVTENELSHLHQHNLPQHYKLMSSLVLDTTESSGEGTNSFSISDRSFLSAISGEVVDDSSLVSQSSQQQLALCRTPSLRKNSSPALVKKKPGLPPKPQHLAKPQTQVDEIIIGKSTEV